A window of Mixophyes fleayi isolate aMixFle1 chromosome 10, aMixFle1.hap1, whole genome shotgun sequence contains these coding sequences:
- the CENPN gene encoding centromere protein N isoform X2 has protein sequence MDECVAEFIKRMVLRMSLAESMDILKAWGFLRERDLDSLIMRTSKENLAMQVVQLCEKRKATISHAAALDIIYNHSNTKKKSWEVYQMSTSSDSEMILVDVSEMKVQFEKTIRAVTKNVTIHFKDFGDALWIRIAWGRNYMKPNEYKPTFVVYHSQTPYAFITNLTKAYRPLLCQALLCAAGYSQIQEMELRSRCLESLKDIVFKRFNQPFQSYQPRSLQERKVTPAIVDPRITCENIKEIERIHHLTRETFGDGSLPKIEYASYKLETSFKGENGLADGIEPFRCLIKFSSPHLLDSIRSLAPAGIAEAPVSSLLSCIPHRARNVFKISEKKPTHSQAAN, from the exons ATGGATGAATGTGTTGCTGAATTTATTAAGAGAATGGTTCTGAGGATGTCTCTTGCCGAATCAATGGACATTCTGAAGGCATGGGGGTTTTTGAGAGAAAGAGACCTCGACTCGCTGATTATGCGGACGTCAAAGGAAAATCTAGCGATGCAAGTGGTTCAACTCTGCGAG aaaagaAAGGCTACAATAAGTCATGCAGCTGCTCTAGACATTATAT ATAATCATTCTAATACAAAAAAGAAATCATGGGAGGTTTATCAGATGTCCACGTCATCAG ATTCTGAAATGATTCTTGTTGATGTGTCAGAAATGAAAGTGCAGTTCGAAAAGACTATTCGCGCAGTTACGAAAAAT GTGACCATCCACTTCAAAGATTTTGGGGACGCGCTGTGGATCCGAATTGCTTGGGGGAGAAATTACATGAAGCCCAATGAGTACAAGCCTACCTTCGTGGTGTATCACTCCCAGACACCATACGCCTTTATCACAAACCTTACAAAGGCCTACCGGCCTCTCTTGTGTCAG GCCCTTTTATGTGCTGCAGGATACAGTCAGATTCAGGAGATGGAACTGAGAAGTCGGTGTTTGGAATCCCTAAAAGACATCGTATTCAAGCGGTTTAATCAG ccttTCCAGTCATATCAGCCAAGATCACTCCAAGAAAGAAAAGTTACTCCAGCCATAG tgGACCCAAGGATAACGTGTGaaaatattaaggagattgagcGAATACATCATCTGACACGTGAAACATTCGGAGATGGGTCACTGCCTAAGATAGAATACGCATCATATAAG CTGGAAACATCATTCAAAGGGGAAAATGGTCTCGCCGATGGAATTGAACCCTTCCGATGTCTCATCAAGTTCTCCAGCCCTCACCTACTCGACTCTATCAGGTCCCTGGCACCAGCTG GTATTGCAGAAGCTCCTGTTTCTAGCCTGTTGTCCTGTATACCGCACAGAGCCAGGAATGTTTTTAAAATCTCCGAAAAGAAACCCACGCACAGCCAAGCCGCCAACTAG
- the CENPN gene encoding centromere protein N isoform X1 — protein sequence MAPTPGSAHKRQRQSISVMDECVAEFIKRMVLRMSLAESMDILKAWGFLRERDLDSLIMRTSKENLAMQVVQLCEKRKATISHAAALDIIYNHSNTKKKSWEVYQMSTSSDSEMILVDVSEMKVQFEKTIRAVTKNVTIHFKDFGDALWIRIAWGRNYMKPNEYKPTFVVYHSQTPYAFITNLTKAYRPLLCQALLCAAGYSQIQEMELRSRCLESLKDIVFKRFNQPFQSYQPRSLQERKVTPAIVDPRITCENIKEIERIHHLTRETFGDGSLPKIEYASYKLETSFKGENGLADGIEPFRCLIKFSSPHLLDSIRSLAPAGIAEAPVSSLLSCIPHRARNVFKISEKKPTHSQAAN from the exons CATTTCTGTTATGGATGAATGTGTTGCTGAATTTATTAAGAGAATGGTTCTGAGGATGTCTCTTGCCGAATCAATGGACATTCTGAAGGCATGGGGGTTTTTGAGAGAAAGAGACCTCGACTCGCTGATTATGCGGACGTCAAAGGAAAATCTAGCGATGCAAGTGGTTCAACTCTGCGAG aaaagaAAGGCTACAATAAGTCATGCAGCTGCTCTAGACATTATAT ATAATCATTCTAATACAAAAAAGAAATCATGGGAGGTTTATCAGATGTCCACGTCATCAG ATTCTGAAATGATTCTTGTTGATGTGTCAGAAATGAAAGTGCAGTTCGAAAAGACTATTCGCGCAGTTACGAAAAAT GTGACCATCCACTTCAAAGATTTTGGGGACGCGCTGTGGATCCGAATTGCTTGGGGGAGAAATTACATGAAGCCCAATGAGTACAAGCCTACCTTCGTGGTGTATCACTCCCAGACACCATACGCCTTTATCACAAACCTTACAAAGGCCTACCGGCCTCTCTTGTGTCAG GCCCTTTTATGTGCTGCAGGATACAGTCAGATTCAGGAGATGGAACTGAGAAGTCGGTGTTTGGAATCCCTAAAAGACATCGTATTCAAGCGGTTTAATCAG ccttTCCAGTCATATCAGCCAAGATCACTCCAAGAAAGAAAAGTTACTCCAGCCATAG tgGACCCAAGGATAACGTGTGaaaatattaaggagattgagcGAATACATCATCTGACACGTGAAACATTCGGAGATGGGTCACTGCCTAAGATAGAATACGCATCATATAAG CTGGAAACATCATTCAAAGGGGAAAATGGTCTCGCCGATGGAATTGAACCCTTCCGATGTCTCATCAAGTTCTCCAGCCCTCACCTACTCGACTCTATCAGGTCCCTGGCACCAGCTG GTATTGCAGAAGCTCCTGTTTCTAGCCTGTTGTCCTGTATACCGCACAGAGCCAGGAATGTTTTTAAAATCTCCGAAAAGAAACCCACGCACAGCCAAGCCGCCAACTAG